The Asterias amurensis chromosome 21, ASM3211899v1 genome has a segment encoding these proteins:
- the LOC139953028 gene encoding uncharacterized protein, with the protein MSVTGSRRSSSVSFGGTSMRSDATWLTQNGTHNMGKGEMLFTGPGGVRNYRPHVVTDDRMVGIGTMSQEGTSELRYIWRGGPGSPHPVSRGKWAGEIGWLVPPYVDWKNFTSGKQIKMGDFRKAQEEKNTHRFQEPWYPAPNHPDYPKMFPQTNYYKTHNTSPYAGNQHHSAPMRRPHTVATYQQEHHGSFPSLSDGGSRPQSGHNSLSSGSDRSGFRRSQSQSNSMYSIHPPSLRSSNYANQSGNPSHHSQSHRGSAVSRNSRQGSKRYGSTPSATQTTDFSNASYRSSPGKPEY; encoded by the exons ATGTCCGTCACGGGTTCACGCCGTAGTTCGTCTGTATCCTTCGGTGGTACTTCGATGCGATCAGACGCAACATGGCTCACCCAGAATGGCACACACAACATGGGCAAAGGAGAAATGCTATTTACAG GACCAGGCGGAGTGCGGAACTATCGACCACACGTTGTCACTGATGATAGAATGGTCGGAATTGGTACAATGTCTCAGGAGGGTACCAGTGAACTGCGTTATATATGGAGAGGAGGTCCTGGTTCCCCGCACCCTGTCTCCAGGGGGAAGTGGGCGGGGGAAATAGGGTGGCTCGTCCCTCCCTATGTAGACTGGAAGAACTTCACAAGTGGGAAACAAATTAAG ATGGGAGATTTCAGAAAAGCGCAGGAGGAGAAAAATACCCACAGATTTCAAGAGCCTTG gtatCCAGCACCAAACCATCCCGATTATCCCAAAATGTTCCCTCAGACAAACTATTACAAAACCCACAATACCAGTCCATACGCAGGCAATCAGCATCACAGTGCGCCTATGCGGCGCCCTCACACTGTGGCGACCTACCAACAAGAACATCATGGAAGCTTTCCGAGTCTATCAGACGGGGGTAGTAGACCTCAAAGCGGACATAACTCTCTTTCATCGGGAAGTGACCGATCAGGCTTTAGGAGATCGCAAAGTCAAAGCAACTCTATGTATAGTATCCATCCACCAAGTCTACGCAGTAGTAACTATGCAAACCAGTCTGGTAACCCGTCTCATCATTCACAAAGTCACAGAGGGAGTGCTGTGTCAAGGAACTCTCGGCAAGGTTCGAAGAGATATGGGTCGACACCCTCGGCAACGCAAACCACAGATTTTAGCAACGCTTCTTACAGATCTTCGCCAGGAAAACCAGAGTATTGA